From Synechococcus sp. MW101C3, a single genomic window includes:
- a CDS encoding STAS domain-containing protein, whose protein sequence is MTVSLRGGCERRENCLLCSFTGQLDAYSDKQFKEFITEQMGSNKLPLLLDLTHIDFIDSSGLGVLVQLAKQCTEANIQFVVVGNARVIQTVKLVRLESFLHLQPDLETALGALATA, encoded by the coding sequence CTGACCGTTTCCTTACGGGGCGGCTGTGAGCGTCGCGAAAACTGCCTGCTGTGCAGTTTCACTGGCCAGCTCGACGCCTATTCCGACAAGCAGTTCAAGGAGTTCATCACCGAACAGATGGGCAGCAACAAGCTGCCGCTGCTGCTGGATCTCACCCACATCGATTTCATCGATTCCTCCGGCCTCGGCGTGCTGGTGCAGCTGGCCAAGCAGTGCACCGAAGCCAACATCCAGTTCGTGGTGGTGGGCAACGCCCGCGTCATCCAGACCGTGAAACTGGTGCGCCTGGAAAGCTTCCTGCACCTGCAGCCCGATCTGGAAACGGCACTGGGTGCCCTTGCCACCGCCTGA
- the trpD gene encoding anthranilate phosphoribosyltransferase: MRSTLSWPQLLETLLQGQPLADADATALMEGWIAAAIEPELTGALLAALRSKGVSGGELAAMAAVLREAAPLPCPRPDLPLVDTCGTGGDGADSFNISTAVAFVAAACGATVAKHGNRSASGKVGSADVLEALGLNLKAPAATVVGALPQSGVTFLFAPGWHPALVGLAPIRRRLGVRTVFNLLGPLVNPLRPEAQVLGVARADLLDPMADALCRLGLERAVVVHGHGGLDEASLSGPSELRLVEQGQIRSLRLDPTALGLAEAPIEALAGGDVATNQRILAAVLQGEGSSAQRDVVALNTALVLWAAARAESVEDGLAQALAALAGPAPWQRLEDLRAVLAQEDDQTSATPAP; encoded by the coding sequence ATGCGTTCCACCCTTTCCTGGCCCCAGCTGCTCGAAACCCTGCTGCAGGGCCAGCCGCTGGCCGATGCCGATGCCACCGCCCTGATGGAGGGCTGGATCGCCGCGGCGATCGAACCGGAACTCACCGGTGCGCTGCTGGCTGCCCTGCGCAGCAAGGGGGTCAGTGGCGGGGAACTGGCGGCCATGGCCGCGGTGCTGCGCGAGGCGGCACCCCTGCCCTGCCCCCGCCCCGATCTTCCCCTGGTGGATACCTGCGGCACCGGCGGGGACGGGGCCGACAGCTTCAACATCTCCACGGCGGTGGCCTTCGTGGCGGCGGCCTGCGGTGCCACCGTGGCCAAGCACGGCAACCGCAGCGCCAGCGGCAAGGTGGGCTCCGCCGATGTGCTGGAGGCGCTGGGGCTCAACCTCAAGGCGCCGGCCGCCACCGTGGTGGGGGCACTGCCGCAGAGCGGTGTCACCTTTCTGTTCGCGCCCGGCTGGCATCCGGCCCTGGTGGGGCTGGCACCGATCCGCCGCCGTCTGGGCGTGCGCACGGTGTTCAACCTGCTCGGCCCGCTGGTGAATCCGCTGCGGCCGGAAGCCCAGGTGCTGGGCGTGGCCCGCGCCGACCTGCTCGATCCGATGGCCGATGCCCTCTGCCGCCTCGGCCTGGAGAGGGCGGTGGTGGTGCACGGCCATGGCGGTCTCGATGAGGCCTCGCTGTCCGGTCCGAGCGAGCTGCGCCTGGTGGAGCAGGGGCAGATCCGCTCGCTCCGCCTCGATCCCACCGCCCTGGGGCTGGCCGAGGCGCCGATCGAGGCGCTGGCCGGCGGCGATGTGGCAACCAACCAGCGCATCCTGGCGGCGGTGTTGCAGGGGGAGGGCAGCAGCGCCCAGCGTGACGTGGTGGCGCTGAACACGGCGCTGGTGCTCTGGGCCGCTGCCAGGGCCGAGAGCGTGGAGGACGGCCTGGCGCAGGCGCTGGCGGCGCTGGCGGGCCCGGCCCCGTGGCAGCGGCTCGAGGACCTGCGTGCAGTCCTGGCGCAGGAGGATGATCAGACCAGCGCTACCCCTGCCCCTTGA
- the carA gene encoding glutamine-hydrolyzing carbamoyl-phosphate synthase small subunit, with protein sequence MTAPSAALLVLADGTVLRGTAFGAVGTTIGEVVFNTGMTGYQEVITDPSYAGQLVTFTYPELGNTGVNADDREADTPQVRGVIARQLAPVASSWRSEGLLADWLAEHGVVGIAGVDTRALVRHLRERGAMNGAISSDGTAAAALLEQVRRSPSMEGLNLAETVSTPTSYVWQQLCGAGFDQRQQVAPAEPYRVVAIDFGIKRAILERLSAHGCTVTVLPAGANLDEVLAQEPEGVFLSNGPGDPAAVQSGIRLAAGLIEQPSLPVFGICLGHQILGLALGGSTYKLSYGHRGLNHPCGGHGVVEITSQNHGFALAAASLDAAQVEITHTNLNDNTVAALRHRHRPVFGVQYHPEASPGPHDADHHFGRFVALMAERRA encoded by the coding sequence TTGACCGCCCCCTCCGCCGCCCTGCTCGTGCTCGCCGATGGCACCGTGCTGCGGGGCACGGCCTTCGGTGCGGTGGGCACCACCATCGGTGAGGTGGTGTTCAACACCGGCATGACCGGCTATCAGGAGGTGATCACCGACCCCAGCTACGCGGGCCAGCTGGTCACCTTCACCTACCCGGAGCTCGGCAACACCGGCGTGAACGCCGACGACCGCGAGGCCGATACCCCGCAGGTGCGCGGCGTGATCGCCCGCCAGCTGGCGCCGGTGGCCAGCAGCTGGCGCTCTGAAGGCCTGCTGGCCGACTGGCTGGCGGAGCACGGTGTGGTGGGCATCGCCGGCGTGGACACCCGCGCGCTGGTGCGCCACCTGCGGGAGCGGGGTGCCATGAACGGCGCGATCAGCAGCGATGGCACCGCCGCCGCCGCCCTGCTGGAGCAGGTGCGCCGGAGCCCCTCGATGGAAGGCCTGAACCTGGCGGAAACCGTCAGCACCCCCACCAGCTACGTGTGGCAACAGCTCTGCGGCGCCGGCTTCGATCAGCGCCAGCAGGTGGCGCCGGCTGAGCCCTACCGGGTGGTAGCGATCGACTTCGGCATCAAGCGGGCGATCCTGGAGCGGCTCAGCGCCCACGGCTGCACGGTCACGGTGCTTCCGGCGGGCGCCAACCTCGACGAGGTGCTGGCCCAGGAGCCGGAGGGGGTGTTCCTCTCCAACGGGCCCGGAGATCCGGCCGCCGTGCAGAGCGGCATCCGGCTGGCGGCGGGGCTGATCGAGCAACCCAGCCTGCCGGTGTTCGGCATCTGTCTGGGCCACCAGATCCTCGGCCTGGCCCTCGGGGGCAGCACCTACAAGCTCAGCTACGGCCACCGCGGCCTCAACCATCCCTGCGGCGGCCATGGGGTGGTGGAAATCACCAGCCAGAACCACGGCTTCGCCCTGGCGGCCGCCTCGCTGGATGCGGCACAGGTGGAAATCACCCATACCAACCTCAACGACAACACGGTGGCGGCCCTGCGCCATCGCCACCGGCCCGTGTTCGGCGTGCAGTACCACCCGGAAGCCAGTCCTGGCCCCCACGACGCCGACCACCACTTCGGCCGCTTCGTGGCCCTGATGGCTGAACGCCGCGCCTGA